Proteins encoded within one genomic window of Bradyrhizobium sp. 186:
- a CDS encoding MFS transporter, whose protein sequence is MLQVIRVNGPIAYIILYVALYAAFGVASPYWPQFFETKALSPQQIGVILAAAMSMRLVAGPLIGALADLLGSLRLVLATCTAVAAGAAVALLSSDSFSQVLLLALVQAAALAPTTSIADALTVNAAKPQIGTIPFEYGWIRGSASMAFVLGTLAVGQLISRTDLTPIIWLNAFLLVVAAGVTALMPKITSRTAPCASASPIFVRVLGLLAMPHFRILILVSALVYGSHAMQDAFAVIRWSEAGLAPSAISLLWSEAVAAEVIVFFLIGPGLIRRMDARGAAALAAAAGIIRWSISGVTTSVLILSVLQPLHGLTFALLHLACMRMMGTFIPVRLAATAQAVYAFGSGLVTAALTLLSGMLYATYGGAAFFPMAILCGVAVPFAWFGFTNLPTRFVAA, encoded by the coding sequence GTGCTGCAAGTCATCCGCGTTAATGGACCGATCGCCTATATTATTCTTTACGTCGCCTTATACGCCGCGTTTGGCGTGGCGTCGCCTTATTGGCCACAATTTTTCGAAACGAAAGCTCTATCCCCGCAGCAAATCGGCGTGATCCTGGCTGCTGCAATGTCAATGCGCCTTGTCGCCGGCCCATTAATTGGAGCGCTCGCCGATCTCTTGGGATCATTGCGCCTTGTGCTCGCAACTTGTACCGCCGTGGCGGCCGGCGCGGCCGTTGCATTGTTGTCGTCCGATAGCTTCTCGCAAGTGCTTTTGCTGGCCCTGGTTCAAGCTGCAGCGCTTGCTCCCACGACGTCGATTGCCGACGCTTTGACAGTCAATGCAGCAAAGCCTCAGATAGGGACGATACCCTTTGAATACGGCTGGATACGCGGTTCGGCCTCGATGGCTTTCGTATTGGGTACGTTGGCCGTCGGACAACTGATCAGCCGCACTGATCTCACGCCGATCATCTGGCTGAATGCATTCCTTCTTGTGGTGGCGGCTGGCGTAACCGCATTAATGCCCAAGATCACTAGTCGAACTGCACCGTGCGCCAGCGCATCGCCTATCTTCGTTCGAGTGCTTGGACTTCTTGCCATGCCGCACTTTCGGATTCTGATCTTGGTTTCAGCCTTGGTCTATGGGAGCCACGCTATGCAGGACGCATTTGCAGTGATTCGGTGGAGCGAGGCTGGATTAGCCCCATCGGCCATAAGCCTGCTGTGGTCAGAAGCGGTAGCTGCGGAAGTCATCGTGTTTTTTCTAATCGGCCCCGGATTAATCAGGCGGATGGACGCGCGTGGTGCGGCTGCCCTGGCAGCTGCGGCTGGGATCATACGTTGGTCTATTTCGGGCGTGACTACCTCCGTTTTGATCCTCTCGGTCCTGCAGCCACTACACGGATTGACGTTCGCGCTGCTCCACCTTGCTTGCATGCGCATGATGGGGACCTTTATTCCAGTCCGACTAGCCGCAACCGCCCAAGCTGTTTATGCCTTTGGTTCAGGTCTGGTAACTGCCGCACTGACTCTGTTATCAGGAATGCTCTATGCCACGTATGGAGGGGCAGCATTCTTTCCGATGGCAATTTTGTGCGGCGTCGCAGTCCCGTTTGCCTGGTTCGGCTTCACTAATTTACCGACGCGCTTCGTGGCTGCATAG
- a CDS encoding glycosyltransferase family 4 protein, with product MRIAQIAPLAESVPPKLYGGTERVVAWLVDALVELGHEVTLFASGDSKTRAALHPVWPRALRLGRPRTDPNAAMAVLLEAIARRAHEFEVIHAHIDWLHLPLLSRLGIPFVTTMHGRLDLPGLPALLDAFPGTCLVSISDNQRIPLANANWCGTVYHGLPIQQFRASFTSGSYLAFLGRLSADKGPEDAIRIARAAGIPLRIAAKIPRAETGYFKERIEPHIDGKQVQIVGEVNDETKQPFLADAAALLFPIRWPEPFGLVMIEAMACGTPVIAYRSGSVPEVIDEGVTGFIVENEGQAVEAVARLASLDRRRVRAQFEERFIARRMAQDYVRHYERMLCAH from the coding sequence ATGAGAATAGCCCAGATTGCCCCCTTGGCTGAGAGCGTTCCGCCGAAACTCTATGGCGGCACGGAAAGGGTCGTCGCTTGGCTCGTCGATGCACTCGTCGAGCTTGGGCACGAAGTCACGCTATTTGCGAGCGGCGACTCGAAGACACGCGCTGCGCTTCATCCAGTTTGGCCACGTGCGCTTCGCCTTGGGCGACCGCGGACAGACCCGAATGCAGCTATGGCTGTTCTGTTAGAGGCAATAGCGCGTCGCGCTCATGAATTCGAGGTGATTCACGCCCACATCGACTGGCTACATCTGCCATTGCTCAGCCGGTTGGGCATTCCCTTCGTGACGACGATGCACGGTCGGTTGGATCTACCAGGCTTGCCGGCTCTGCTCGACGCATTTCCGGGCACCTGTCTTGTCTCGATTTCCGACAACCAACGCATTCCGCTGGCGAACGCGAACTGGTGCGGGACGGTATATCACGGCTTACCTATCCAGCAGTTTCGTGCTTCATTTACCTCCGGATCGTACTTGGCCTTTCTTGGGCGGCTGAGCGCCGATAAAGGCCCCGAAGACGCAATTCGTATTGCTCGCGCAGCAGGGATCCCGCTGCGCATTGCCGCGAAAATCCCGCGGGCCGAGACAGGCTATTTCAAGGAGCGCATCGAACCTCACATCGACGGCAAGCAAGTCCAGATCGTCGGGGAAGTGAATGACGAGACGAAACAGCCGTTCCTCGCGGATGCAGCGGCGTTGCTATTCCCGATCAGATGGCCCGAGCCCTTCGGATTGGTGATGATCGAAGCCATGGCCTGCGGAACGCCGGTCATAGCCTATCGGTCTGGGTCGGTGCCGGAGGTCATTGATGAAGGCGTGACCGGCTTCATCGTCGAAAATGAAGGCCAAGCCGTTGAAGCCGTGGCAAGGCTCGCAAGCCTAGATCGGCGGCGTGTCCGCGCACAATTCGAAGAGCGTTTCATTGCGCGGCGGATGGCACAGGATTACGTGCGACATTACGAACGGATGTTGTGCGCACACTAG
- a CDS encoding DUF1275 family protein, with translation MSTLARSSAALRNWAAPADETTELSRLEARLPALLSVIAGMVDLTGFFTLGHIFTAHVTGNLVVAAAAAVHGGPFNPAQILAIPVFMVAVATVWLIAQASNRRGPSLARLLLLVQFLLLAAVLIFSIVTRPSADPQGLAAGIAVMIAVAAMACQYALLRLAIPGAISTAVMTGNLTNTVLSLMDLLSKHRALLPVDAGRLRRSWHLLLGFLLGCVVSASAVSVLGDWTWSLPVALSALAIAIR, from the coding sequence ATGTCAACGCTCGCTAGAAGTTCCGCCGCACTTCGAAACTGGGCCGCTCCGGCGGACGAGACGACAGAGCTGTCGCGCCTGGAAGCGCGGCTGCCCGCTTTGCTCAGTGTCATCGCGGGAATGGTCGACCTCACGGGCTTTTTTACCCTGGGCCATATTTTCACCGCCCATGTCACCGGCAATCTAGTGGTCGCTGCCGCTGCGGCGGTGCATGGCGGTCCGTTCAACCCGGCGCAAATCCTGGCTATTCCCGTCTTTATGGTGGCTGTGGCGACCGTTTGGCTGATCGCCCAGGCCTCAAACCGACGCGGACCGAGCCTGGCGCGGCTGTTACTCCTGGTTCAATTTCTGCTGCTCGCCGCGGTGCTGATTTTCAGCATCGTCACCAGGCCGTCCGCCGATCCGCAGGGACTGGCGGCCGGCATTGCCGTGATGATCGCGGTCGCCGCAATGGCCTGCCAGTACGCACTGCTTCGCCTGGCGATACCGGGTGCCATTTCGACAGCGGTCATGACCGGCAATTTGACCAATACCGTCCTGTCGCTGATGGATTTGCTGTCGAAGCACCGTGCCTTGCTGCCAGTCGATGCCGGCCGCTTAAGGAGATCCTGGCATCTTCTCTTGGGCTTTCTGCTCGGCTGTGTCGTGAGTGCCTCCGCTGTCTCCGTGCTTGGAGATTGGACTTGGTCATTGCCGGTGGCGCTATCCGCTTTGGCAATCGCGATACGGTAG
- a CDS encoding efflux RND transporter permease subunit, producing the protein MVGLVRLALRRPYTFIVMALLIMIFGVASAFRTPTDIFPDINIPVVSVVFSYTGLPPDDMAGRIVTFYERALTTSVNDIEHIESQSIPDYGIIKIFFQPTVNINAALAEVSAMSQTVLKQMPAGVTPPTILSFNASSVPILQLALSSQQLSETILFDQATSFIRPQLASVAGAAIPLPYGGKVRQVQADLNQQALHTYGISANDVVNALSIQNLITPVGTQKIGTFEYTINLNASPSDIAAFNDLPIKTVNGTVIYMRDVADVHDGSPPQTNVVHVDGKNAVLLAVIKAGAVSTLSIISGIKQLLPSVTKTLPSGLNLTAVGDQSVFVTSAVSSMVREAVIAAALTGLMILLFLGNWRSTLIISISIPLAILVSLTVLSAIGETINGSRNAPLSPDHSPACRRSSRYFSRHPLVGVVDLAIGRAW; encoded by the coding sequence GTGGTAGGCCTTGTCAGGCTCGCGCTCCGACGTCCTTATACCTTCATCGTGATGGCGCTGCTGATCATGATCTTCGGGGTGGCGTCCGCTTTCCGCACGCCGACCGACATCTTCCCTGATATAAACATTCCGGTCGTCAGCGTCGTCTTCAGTTACACCGGCCTGCCGCCCGACGACATGGCGGGGCGAATCGTCACCTTTTACGAACGCGCGCTCACCACCAGCGTGAACGACATCGAGCACATCGAATCGCAGTCGATTCCCGATTACGGGATCATCAAGATCTTCTTCCAGCCGACCGTGAACATTAATGCGGCGCTCGCCGAGGTCTCCGCGATGTCGCAGACGGTTCTGAAGCAGATGCCGGCGGGCGTCACGCCGCCGACAATCCTAAGCTTCAACGCCTCCAGCGTGCCGATCCTGCAGCTCGCCCTCTCAAGCCAGCAGCTCTCCGAGACGATCCTGTTCGACCAGGCGACCAGCTTCATCCGTCCGCAACTGGCCTCGGTCGCGGGCGCCGCGATTCCCCTGCCTTATGGTGGCAAAGTCCGCCAGGTTCAAGCCGACCTCAACCAGCAGGCGCTCCACACCTACGGCATTTCTGCGAACGACGTCGTCAACGCCCTGTCGATCCAGAACCTCATCACCCCGGTGGGCACCCAGAAGATCGGCACCTTCGAGTACACGATCAATCTGAACGCATCGCCCTCCGACATCGCCGCCTTCAACGATCTGCCGATCAAGACCGTCAACGGCACTGTCATCTACATGCGGGACGTCGCCGACGTGCATGATGGAAGTCCGCCGCAGACCAACGTCGTCCACGTGGACGGAAAGAACGCCGTTCTTCTGGCGGTGATCAAGGCCGGTGCTGTCTCGACCTTGTCGATCATTTCCGGCATCAAACAATTGCTTCCCAGCGTCACCAAGACGCTGCCGTCGGGCTTGAATCTGACGGCGGTCGGCGATCAGTCGGTATTCGTGACCAGCGCCGTTTCGAGCATGGTGCGCGAAGCCGTCATCGCGGCTGCGCTGACCGGGCTGATGATCCTGCTGTTCCTGGGCAACTGGCGCTCGACGCTAATCATCAGCATTTCGATTCCGCTTGCCATTCTTGTCTCGCTGACGGTGCTCTCCGCGATCGGCGAGACGATCAATGGGAGCAGAAATGCGCCGCTTAGTCCTGATCATAGCCCTGCTTGTCGTCGGAGCAGCCGCTATTTTAGCCGACACCCGCTGGTGGGGGTCGTCGATCTCGCAATCGGTCGCGCGTGGTAG
- a CDS encoding LysR family transcriptional regulator, which translates to MKPFSGYDLRTLEIFTQVCELRSMTLAAQRLGMTQPAVSQAIRHLEDVLGVPLVDRRSRPLILTAAGEWLTRTAGQVLQDAKQIALTIRQFGEGRALRLRIGLVDSLSDPFVPAMMRRLTPTVHYLSISSGLARTLRAGLIDRSLDLIITNDPLDDVSEIRKIPILTEPYLLVVPASINAQDVSLAHLASAMPLIRWNARSQTGADIERQLGRLRIDLSRQFEFDSARTILGMVAAELGWAIMTPLSIFEMTPVLNKVKLLPFPGPSFSRTVAVAVPLGENETIAEQIGRVSVKLLQDLYVPEMLDALPWLAFDKAKDGKSIRIGSRNDLATH; encoded by the coding sequence ATGAAACCATTTTCTGGATACGACTTACGGACGCTCGAAATCTTCACGCAGGTTTGCGAACTCCGCAGCATGACGTTAGCGGCCCAGAGGCTGGGCATGACCCAGCCCGCCGTCTCCCAAGCTATCCGACATCTGGAGGATGTATTGGGCGTCCCCCTGGTCGACAGGCGATCTCGCCCATTGATCCTGACCGCCGCCGGCGAATGGCTGACGCGCACCGCAGGTCAGGTTCTGCAGGATGCCAAGCAGATCGCTCTGACCATCCGCCAGTTCGGAGAGGGCCGCGCTCTGCGGCTCAGGATCGGCCTCGTCGACTCTCTGTCAGACCCATTCGTGCCGGCGATGATGAGACGGCTGACACCAACGGTCCATTATCTGTCGATATCGTCCGGGCTCGCACGCACGCTACGCGCCGGCCTGATCGACCGCAGCCTTGACCTCATCATCACGAATGACCCGTTGGATGACGTCAGCGAGATCCGCAAAATCCCAATTCTGACGGAGCCTTATCTGCTGGTCGTGCCAGCATCGATCAACGCCCAGGACGTCAGCCTCGCCCATCTCGCGTCCGCGATGCCGCTTATTCGTTGGAACGCCCGGTCCCAAACGGGCGCGGACATCGAACGGCAACTTGGGCGTCTCAGGATCGACCTCAGCCGGCAGTTCGAATTCGATTCCGCTCGCACCATTCTGGGAATGGTGGCAGCGGAGCTTGGCTGGGCGATCATGACGCCCCTGTCGATTTTCGAGATGACCCCCGTTCTGAACAAAGTAAAGTTACTACCGTTTCCGGGGCCGTCGTTTTCGCGAACTGTCGCAGTCGCCGTTCCGCTAGGCGAAAACGAAACTATTGCCGAACAAATTGGGCGGGTGTCCGTGAAGTTATTGCAAGATCTTTATGTCCCGGAGATGTTGGACGCCCTTCCATGGCTGGCGTTCGACAAGGCCAAGGACGGGAAATCAATTCGTATCGGGAGCAGAAATGATCTGGCTACCCATTAG
- a CDS encoding transporter substrate-binding domain-containing protein, with product MTKDIKDRLEASDLSRRSLLTGAAVVGAGVALIVAPPQEAEAQLLESGIPPDSVLAKIKKGGSLKVGFAQTPLWFFKDAKSGELRGIYKELVDMLARDLEMTVAWQEVTFANATVGLRKGDFDLFGSSAVYTIPRGLACNFVGPLWVKGSHAIVHNDDAEKFKTIEDLNSPDVTFSVSAGSSEEQRLPLMFSKAKFMAIAGQQVMAAEPVRAKRATAYVVGDSDAIALVKRNGAWAHIVDQEHPFDKRPNTWLIRHGDVAWKNFLDFWASYVIANGEVKRLYDKYLAELA from the coding sequence ATGACGAAGGACATCAAGGACAGACTGGAAGCCTCCGACCTCAGCAGAAGGTCGTTGCTCACCGGCGCGGCCGTCGTGGGCGCGGGTGTGGCCCTTATCGTCGCGCCCCCGCAGGAAGCCGAGGCGCAGTTGCTCGAGAGTGGAATTCCCCCGGACTCGGTGCTCGCAAAGATCAAGAAGGGCGGTTCCCTGAAGGTCGGGTTCGCGCAGACGCCCTTGTGGTTCTTCAAGGACGCCAAGAGTGGCGAACTGCGAGGCATCTACAAGGAACTTGTCGACATGCTCGCTCGTGACCTGGAAATGACGGTGGCCTGGCAGGAGGTTACCTTTGCCAATGCCACCGTGGGCCTACGAAAGGGCGATTTCGATCTGTTCGGATCGTCCGCCGTCTACACGATCCCGCGCGGCCTCGCCTGCAACTTCGTCGGACCTCTTTGGGTGAAGGGCAGCCACGCCATCGTGCACAATGACGATGCTGAGAAGTTCAAGACGATCGAGGATCTCAACAGTCCGGATGTGACCTTTTCCGTGAGCGCAGGCTCGAGCGAGGAACAGCGTCTGCCGCTGATGTTCTCCAAGGCCAAGTTCATGGCCATCGCCGGTCAGCAGGTCATGGCTGCGGAGCCGGTGCGCGCGAAGCGTGCCACGGCTTACGTCGTGGGTGACAGCGACGCCATAGCGCTCGTAAAGCGCAATGGCGCCTGGGCTCATATCGTTGACCAGGAACATCCCTTCGACAAGCGTCCCAACACCTGGCTGATCCGCCACGGTGATGTCGCGTGGAAGAACTTCCTGGATTTCTGGGCCTCCTACGTCATCGCCAACGGCGAAGTAAAGCGTCTCTACGACAAGTATCTGGCGGAGCTCGCCTGA
- a CDS encoding amidohydrolase family protein, translated as MIIDCHAHVFQHWAGACGHPSSEIHRKYIQKVQTRTSARVFRARDGKEVSGAMLFREGDNSWVGLKDVDFRVGNYGRLDFTIDGEDYHSQYMPVGMQQIVAPPELMLAQMSYAGVDHCILQTGWGYGAMNDYNAFAQNQYPDKFTALLNVDEPRAFTDAALAEFDRAHRDLGLKGVYFALDAFARYGFDVTFDDARYDAFWSKIDSAGLPVFFEITAIPDYDAVSYIRNLVRLHGLMNRYINIRWVLVMGPPVGFFGKSGAWHFPDEVLAAMRHDSLLIEIMFPITWGGAWEYPYPQAQELVRGMRDLFGASKLIWGSDMPNVERFCTYTQSLDYVRRHCSFLSSSEKDAVLGGNLQSMLAIDIRKRSVAA; from the coding sequence ATGATTATCGATTGCCACGCGCATGTCTTCCAGCACTGGGCTGGAGCCTGCGGTCATCCATCGAGCGAGATCCACCGCAAATATATCCAGAAGGTTCAGACCCGGACCTCGGCCCGGGTTTTCAGGGCGCGCGACGGCAAGGAGGTCTCGGGGGCGATGCTGTTCCGGGAAGGCGACAATTCGTGGGTGGGGCTCAAGGACGTCGACTTCAGGGTGGGCAATTATGGGCGTCTCGATTTCACGATCGACGGCGAGGACTATCATTCCCAATATATGCCGGTCGGGATGCAGCAGATCGTGGCGCCGCCGGAGCTGATGTTGGCCCAGATGAGCTATGCGGGCGTCGACCACTGCATCCTGCAAACCGGGTGGGGTTATGGCGCGATGAACGACTACAACGCGTTCGCCCAGAACCAGTATCCTGACAAATTCACGGCCCTGCTGAACGTCGATGAGCCGCGTGCCTTCACCGATGCGGCACTTGCGGAGTTCGACCGCGCCCATCGCGATCTCGGACTGAAAGGCGTGTACTTTGCGCTTGACGCGTTCGCCCGCTACGGGTTCGACGTCACGTTCGACGATGCCCGTTATGATGCATTCTGGTCGAAGATCGACTCCGCCGGCCTGCCAGTGTTCTTCGAGATCACCGCGATCCCCGATTACGACGCGGTGAGCTACATCAGGAATCTTGTGCGGCTGCACGGCCTGATGAACCGTTACATCAACATTCGCTGGGTGCTGGTCATGGGCCCTCCCGTCGGCTTCTTTGGCAAATCGGGCGCATGGCATTTCCCAGACGAAGTGCTCGCCGCCATGCGGCACGACAGTCTGCTGATCGAGATCATGTTCCCCATCACCTGGGGCGGCGCGTGGGAATATCCCTACCCGCAGGCGCAGGAACTGGTGCGCGGCATGCGCGATCTGTTCGGTGCGTCCAAGCTGATCTGGGGCTCCGACATGCCGAATGTCGAACGCTTCTGCACGTACACCCAGAGCCTGGACTACGTCCGCCGTCACTGCAGCTTCCTGAGCTCCAGCGAGAAGGACGCGGTCCTTGGTGGGAACCTGCAATCGATGCTTGCCATCGATATCCGCAAGCGCTCGGTCGCCGCCTGA